The segment CCCGCGATCGACGGCTCCCGCGCGAAGGTCTCGGTTCCCGAAGGGACGCAGTCCGGCACCCAGTTCCGACTGCGCGGCAAGGGTATGCCAGTCCTGCGCTCAAAAGCGACGGGCGATCTCTACATTCAGGTCTCCGTCGAGGTGCCGCGCAATCTCACCAAGAACCAGAGAGAGCTGCTCAAGCAATTCCAGGAGACCCACGAAGGCAGCGGCGACACCCATCATCCCGAGTCCCACGGCTTCTTCGCCCGTGTGAAGGAATTCTTCGAGGATCTGACCGACTGAAGCGGACGCGGTCTGCTTTACGGCACCAAGCGATAACCGCCGGGCTCCGTGACCAGAATTTCCGCGTTGGAGGGATCGGCCTCGATCTTCTGGCGCAGGCGGTAGACGTGGGTTTCGAGCGTGTGCGTCGTCACGCCGGCGTTGTAGCCCCAGACCTCGCCGAGCAGCTGATCGCGACCTACGGTCTTATCGCCGGCCCGGAAGAGGTACTTCAGGATCGCCGTCTCCTTTTCCGTCAAGCGCACCTTCTGCTGATTCTCGCCGTGAACCAACAGCTTGGCGGCCGGGCGGAAGGAGTAGGGACCGATGGTGAAGACGGCATCTTCGCTCTGCTCGTGCTGACGCAGTTGGGCGCGCAGGCGGGCTAGGAGAATGCCAAGGCGAAATGGCTTGCTGACATAGTCGTTGGCGCCGGAATCCAGGCCGAGAATGGTATCGGCGTCCGAGTCCATGGCCGTCAGCATGATCACCGGCGACTTGACCCCAGCCCGGCGCATCAGACGGCAGAGTTCGCGGCCGTCCATGTCGGGTAGCCCGACGTCGAGCAAGATGGCGTCGAAGTACTCGGCTTTCGCCTTTTCCAGACCATCCTGGCCGTTGGCAGCTTCGACAGTGACGAACTCCTCGTGCAGCCGAAGCTGTTCGGCCAGCGAGTCGCGCAGCGCGTCATCGTCGTCGACCAGCAGGATCTTCTTCGCTTGGGCGTTGCTCATAGCTTCTCAATAAATCCGCAAGACGA is part of the Algihabitans albus genome and harbors:
- a CDS encoding response regulator transcription factor, coding for MSNAQAKKILLVDDDDALRDSLAEQLRLHEEFVTVEAANGQDGLEKAKAEYFDAILLDVGLPDMDGRELCRLMRRAGVKSPVIMLTAMDSDADTILGLDSGANDYVSKPFRLGILLARLRAQLRQHEQSEDAVFTIGPYSFRPAAKLLVHGENQQKVRLTEKETAILKYLFRAGDKTVGRDQLLGEVWGYNAGVTTHTLETHVYRLRQKIEADPSNAEILVTEPGGYRLVP